Below is a genomic region from Henckelia pumila isolate YLH828 chromosome 3, ASM3356847v2, whole genome shotgun sequence.
TCGCTCATGACAGAATCAAGAGACGATGCGCAGCTGCGTTTCTTTCATTGCGGGGAAGATTTGTCACTGTCTTTGTACGGTACTCGATCATCTCCGAAGCAAATTAAGAAGATGAAACAAGATTTTGCCGAGGAAAGTAAAAGTTTTGCAAGTACTCTGGATCTGACTCTGTGAATTTGTACGTCAAGGTAAATTCTAAGTGAGATCCTTAGGTACTTGGTTTCCGTTTCAATATCAATTTCTAGATTTTCTTGTATGATTGAACATAAGGTTTGAATAAATCAACTCTATGTTATATGTTGGTACGTACGTAgtaatattagtttttatgaaATTTCAAAGTCATATACATGAATTCTACGGGAGTTCTAATCCAAATATATTATTGAGTAGTTAATTAAATAGAACAAAATTCAAGATAATGTGATTTTTCACAGCATGTATATGCTTAATATGAGACGGTAAACTGATATAAAAGGTGACGCTTAGGATCACCTAGGCAGCGTATAGGCCCTAAGCGATTGCTCAATGCTTCGATGAGTTGATGTCACTAGGTTTTATTAAGTTACTCGAGTCTCGACAACCacctatattaatatataatatttgtaaaattttaattttttttttaaaacgatTGTTTGCACATATTCGCCTCTCAATTTGTATCGAGTGAAGAAGAGGAATACCGAATATACCATCaattttgagtttgaattcGATAAGAGGAATTATTGGTTGAAATCCCTATTCGATATTAAGATGatcaataattatatatttaggtTAAAAAAAAACCACCTAGGACAGACCTAGGTGGCCGTCTAAGCCTCTAGGCGCTAAGTGGTGGGTGACTGACCACGTaccgctttttagaacattgtaataaaatgaaaatatttaattcatcacAAAAACTCCTATATATGAGATTATATGACATGTCGATTTTGAATAATTAAGATGTGTCTTATTTTAGGaaaaatgtattattttttatgtcaaaaatattgattCTTACCTCAATATGACCGGATCGGCCCATCTCATTGTTATAGATCCGTAAGATCGTCTCACTGAAGACGTAGAACTACTCATAATTTATAATCATCTTTAAAAGCATTGAAGTTATTTCACAGATAAGtaataatttgaaataaattctATTTAAAATCGTTTGCTAACTCTGTAATCGAATTGTCAATTGTAAACATAGTTTCATCATgggaaaattataattttggtgATGTTGCCtatcaaatttcatttttagtccTTTAAAATTTCAAgttaataagttttttttttggtaaaaaaaaactaaataagtTTTTGGTCATCTCACTAACAAGAATATATTTGGCCGTAATGTGATAAATTGAATTTAGTAACACGTTTAATTATTCCAATATTTACTGGAGCTGAAATTATTGACATCATGATTCTAGATATTCTGATTCGTCAGATTAAatctaaaaaaacaaaaaaaaaacaaaaacaaaattaaaacaaaattaaaacaaaatttattgCACTTAACCTAAATTTCGATCATTTAGTGTGCCAAAAGTTTATTATATAGGTCAATCtacatatattaaacatgcaatatctgTCTCTCATATATATCAGTGAGTACTCGTGcgaaaattgaattaaatatagtGAATTAAACTAATTTATTGTATAAACTAAACTATACGTACTTATGCCCTTTATAAGCTGGAGGTATATGTACAACATCATGGTTAACAGAAATTTATACGCATCAGAGTGGGCAAAAAATTACACCGATTTGTTTTtataacaaaaacaacaacaacaataacaaaaaagAAACGCGAACGACTAAACATCTCCTCTCGTTCTCTAGTCTACAACCAAAATGTTGTTTATGTCGATTAAGTGTATGCAAATATTCGAGGATGGTCGAAGAGCTACAAAttgttttatattttcaaaCTTTGGATAGAACTCTAACATCATGGTTATTCGATACTCTCAATTCCAAGTATAATCACAATTATATAAtccaatttttatatttaatattattttatcttttaatttaacAATTTATTCTCATCATTAAATACAATATTAATTACTTCAAGCCTTTTTTATCCTATATATTAAAACATTCGTTCAATAAAGATAAAATGAGACATCGTTTGATATTTctttgtaaaatttattttttaaatgaatttctTAATATATGAAAACATATATACATAAATCTAATTAAATATATGAGACGGATATATAGAATATCATATATTTGTCTCTTCAAATCCTGGATCCAAGCGCGTGCAGAAAGTTTCCATACATTCCATTCCGGATTCCGTCAGTTGAGTGGACTGTGGACTTTGATTTCCAATCCAAGTAAATAAAGGAAACATCAACGTGTGACATTTCAATTTTGAGGTCTCGAAAAGCAAGGAATTTAATGCAAGGGCGTGTAACATTAATTAACGTTGCCATCTAATTAATTACTTTTTGCTTACAAACTGAATATTCTCGGAGGTGGCCGGACTCATTTCAtttgcccaaaaaaaaaattcttgattaGCAATATCaaatttgttgtgaaaaagtaaaaatttacggtaaaaagtaaaaactcaaaaactcaaaatttatcaaattctacactttataaaatttttctctcttcacaattgtatttttctacacaaatggagagacctatttatagatctcaattggagattagtcaaaaattaatacatcattaattacatcatcacacactaattttcaatattttacaactcaattttcaactttcaaccttcaacattcaacaataaataataatatatatttatatatattttcaacactcccccttgtgatgatgatcatgatagaatgactatctccattacgtgttgtatactgcctcgttaaaaaccttactaggaaaaacccattgggacaaaaaccatagtaaggaaaaaaagagtgcagccacgtaaacttcccctgatgtcaacatgaatgattcttcacatatttcgtagattgcgcatcccaatattataaatgtgttttctgaatatcgccgtgggaagtgcctttgtgaagagatcggatgagttctcacttgattgaatgtaacagatatcaatatctttattcttctccagctcttgagtgtatgcaaagaatttaggaggaatatgtttagttctgtcacttttgatgtatccttctttcatttgggcaacacatgcggcattatcttcatacagtgtgattggattcttgtccactgataatccgcaagaagtttggatatgccgagtcattgatttaagccagacacattcacggcttgcttcatgtagtgcaataatctcggcatgatttgatgaagttgtaacaagtgtttgtttctgtgatcgccaagagattgcagtgcctccacgagtaaatacatatccggtttgggaacgtgtcttatgtggatcagataagtatccagcatcagcataaccaattattctctgatttgtatcttttggatacaaaagtcccaaatccgtcgttcctcgtaaataacggaatatatgtttaattccgttccagtgcctcttcgttggacatgaactgaatcttgccaataaatttactgcaaaagatatgtctggtctagtgcaatttgcaagatacataagggcaccaatggcacttagatatggtacttcaggaccaagaacaacttcatcatcttcacatggacgaaatggatccttttctatattcaatgatctgacacatatatttctcattttcttcggttattgtttccgtatcataaccatgagaatatatatcattaaaactcaacaaatttctttgtgatcgtggtgaatataaagcactatttatcaaaaattttgtaccattaggtaacaaaaattgtgctttgccacatcctttaatcaagtctacaggacctgatattgtattcaccattgtttttgttggttttaattccaagaaatatttttcatttctgaggatagtgtgcgttgtaccactatctgatatgcaaatttccatggtattatttccatgtttgctcatagcattttccatatcaaacttcacaaaaatgcaataaaaaaaattaagtacaatgcaaaatataacatgctttataagaatgcatgaaaaatataacatgttacattctagtcccaccaatatattaatcattgttctcgaaatcatttgaaaaatcggcagcattgaaataagttgaaccacttaaatggttactgttttcaacaaaattggtctctttttctttcccctttattgatactttaaagagcttacataagtgctcaggggtacatgaccaatgtcttggagtgccacatttataacaagcactctcatatctttttgagtgattttattttcactcatattttcatgctgcctttttgggtggtacgtgacgttcttttgagattagttattgaagtaactatctcgattattttcatatccacggccgtaaccacgaccgcgatcatttttacgtccaTGTTCATGACCACATCCATTTCCTCgaccacgaccaaaatcttatttatgcctttgattttggttttcatttttcattaagacatttgcttcaggaaatgttgttgatccagtgggttgggattgatgatttcttattaacaattcgttgttcttttctagtgatattgagcgcaacgaattcaaactttgccaagtttgacatggtggtactagaaaaataacaatgcattttataagttaatttccataaatatgacaatacaaaataatggaagaacgtaaattacaagtgcgtatacaaatagagaaaaaatatgtgttggaaaatcgctggtgagtaaaagactcgtgagcatgatgatcatagtcgttatgaaaaatatccttataaatgtcatcatcttcatcttcgaaaaaaccgaggataaaatattttgagagaaagaatgaatttggtgtgattgaaaatgagtttgagtgaacatatttatagggcaaaaactagccgttttgttaccgtttgtgaccgttgggggtaaagaaaaaattgagtatgtgttgaataaaaattcgtgataatcatgtaatgcatataatgataatcataattaaataattatgtatatcatatcacattattataaggtcagtgtcgtagacagccttttatataatgttgtgaaattataccaatatagttagtataaagtcaggtatagtatatcatatcacattattataagatcggtgtcgtagacagccttttatataataacatgagattatacaaatatggttagtatataaatacacaataatatatatcatatcacgttattataaggtcagtgtcatagacaaccttttatataataacatgaaattatatattaatatagttaatatatatacataataaatatatatcacgttattgtttaaaaaccttagaggcttttatacttgtcgtatcccttaccgagagtgtgggatgtcgtcttaacatcctcccaggatttataacaagttttaaaaaaaacttattttttcataacatgatataatatattaatatatacacaataaaaatatataaacagtaaaataaaaattcttacttgttgaatatttttgacttcttcttgtattttggagcatcggaaaatatagagaaccttcgagcgatcgtgctgataacgttttgtgaaaaagtaaaaatttacggtaaaaagtaaaaactcaaaaacttgtaaaaatttacggtaaaaagtaaaaactcaaaaactcaaaatttatcaaattctacactttataaaatttttctctcttcacaattatatttttctacacaaatggagagacctatttatagatctcaattggagattagtcaaaaattaatacatcattaattacatcatcacacactaattttcaatattttacaactcaattttcaactttcaaccttcaacattcaacaataaacaataatatatatttatatatattttcaacaaaattaaactttttaaaaaatagacgaatatatatattaattggtCGGTCTTTTGGGGTTAATCGTGTTTCATGGTGGGGTGGAGATTTGATAAGTTTTGTAAAGAAAAGAAACTTTTGGGCTTCTAAAATTAGGTGTATGAATGAAATGTTCGCAGCCTTGGTAGACTATGCGCTCTTTAGTTTAAATTTACCAAATGTTGAAAAGTGTCTCATGTACGtgtaactcatcaagtcaattgctaattaattttGGGGATGAAAAATATACTAACATTGAAAAAACAATATTTCCGTTTCATCTTATTACTGTCAAATATACATTCATATATGTAACGGAACAAATCGTTATGAGAAACTATAATGATAAGTGTCATGTTTTTCAactataaaacataaaattatacGTCTTTTAGATACAACATTTCACTCCTTCAGCAGAGCCAACATTTTTGaatgtatatataatttatttgtcgGTATAGCAAATTCATATTGAACATGAAAATAATTAGaaaaaactgcaaatttggtcatgtatgtttgtcactttgcgattttggtcatttcagttttagtcctgcatgttccgttttttggcaatttcggttctttttattcgaaaatgcttacgtggcactgtacacgtcagctccagaTCAGTACTGAATTGgtgtcacgtcagcgccacgtcggaaaaaggactaaaattgccaaaaaaataaagatagcaaactaaaactgaaatctgaaaatataaagaactgaaatcgtaaagtgacaaatatataggaaaaaaaaacaattttaccAAATAATTACGAGCTACCATTCACTTTCTTTATATTCTCATGGACTGTTCCGACCAAAATCAGCCACACATTATTTTGCGCCATCTAAATTCATCCGAAGTTTCAGACCAATTTCCCCGCGGCTGATTCCAAAAACCAAAGTCTCGTTGACCATATCACTTGCAAATGGTCATTCATTCAACCCCACAACAAACACAGCGTTGCAAATTGCGGCCCACTCGAACCCAACCAAGACTTCACATTTCTTTAATGCCACCCTTTTTTATGCACCAATCCAAGAACTTAATTCTGCCAATCAAATCTCATCTTGATCGAAGCAGAGAAATAACTGTACGCATAGTTAGTTAAGATCATCGATGGCTAGTAATCTAACTCTAGCATATGAAGAACGCCTGCCGGCGGTTCCGGGTTGGCTGAACAAAGGAGACAACGCGTGGCAGCTGACGGCGGCGACGCTGGTCGGGCTCCAGTCCATGCCGGGGCTGGTCATCCTCTACGCCAGCATCGTGAAGAAGAAATGGGCTGTTAATTCAGCTTTCATGGCGCTGTATGCCTTCGCCGCTGTCTTGATCTGTTGGGTTCTTCTCTGTTATCGTCAAGCTTTTGGTGACGAGCTCTTACCCTTCTGGGGGAAAGGCGCCCCGGCTCTTGATCAAAAGTACAGTTAGATCAAAATCTTCGATTCTTTAATTAATCTTCAGTTCAAGATATCGATTTTCACCCATTTGATGATGAGATATTGTTTAATGTTTGAATTATCGCAGGTATCTGACAAGGCGAGCGGCAGTGCCGGAAAGCACGCATCTTTATTCAAATGGCACCATTGAAACGAAAATGAACGAGCCGTTCATTCCAATGGCTTCGCTTGTTTACTTTCAGTTCACTTTTGCTGCAATCACGACGATTTTGGTGGCGGGGTCGGTGTTGGGGAGGATGAATATTAAGGCGTGGATGGCTTTTGTGCCTTTGTGGCTGACTTTTTGTTACACGGTGGGTGCGTACAGCCTGTGGGGTGGTGGCTTTTTGTATCATTGGGGTGTGATTGATTATTCCGGCGGCTATGTTATTCATCTTGCTTCTGGGATTTCTGGTTTCACGGCGGCTTATTGGGTACAATTTTCTTTCTTGAAAAGCTTGTTTAGCTGCTTGCTATTCTAAGTTACTAAATTCCATTTCAAAATAAGTAGCTTTTCAACTAAAGAATGGCTAAATTTTGCCTAGATTTCATCTGAATGAGTCAATTGTTCATGGGTTCGCAATATCTTGTTTTCTGCCCTCTTGCAAAGCTTTCAAGTTCTTTTCGTTGCATTTTGATTGACAGCAGCTTCATGAATTTAAAATCCTTCGTCAAACATTTCTTTATCGATGGGaataatattgaagaatatcttaatatttttttattatagttTATCATTTTAACATGACTCGTGAATATGTTCCAAAAGATCATACCCTTCGTAACTCATTTGTAGAGAAGCTATATATTCATAGCTAGAACATATGCGCCACATATGATAGTTGTGAATTCCAATCAACTAAGGTTGTGTTTTGGAGAacatttgttaagaaaaaactcAGAAATATTTTCCACAAGTTCCCCCAAACGCTATTCAAGTCGCACAATCTCCTATCTGACTGGCAACATCATCCAATATTAATGTGAATTTGTGACCCCTAGCTAGTGGCATGGGGTCGATCgtcaaaaaataaatcaaattaaagtACACTCATTGAATAGTATAACATGGTGAGAATTGATTGTGCATAACTACAActgatcaaattttttattcAGTTAACTAGCTGAGTACCAAATAATACAGTCTCGATTATGTTATCATTAGTGAGTTTTTCACTAAttgtctttttttctttttgttttcccCCTTGAAATAGGTAGGGCCGCGGTTGAAAGTAGATAGGGATCGGTATGTACCAAACAATGTGTTGTTGATGCTTGCCGGAGCGGGGTTGCTGTGGATGGGGTGGTCCGGGTTCAACGGCGGGGCGCCGTACGCCGCAAATTTAGTATCTTCAGTGGCAGTGCTGAATACAAATATTTCAGCAGCCACTAGCCTTCTTGTTTGGACAACACTCGATGTATACTACTTTGGGAAGCCTTCGGTTATAGGCGCTGTTCAGGGGATGATTACCGGTCTAGCTTGCATTACTCCTGGTGCAGGTATATCATACATTATATTTTACTCGACAATTTATCATATGGGCATTTTTtaagatttatatttatcaatTTCTCGATATTATGTCTCAAATACACGAAAGAAAAAAGAATGAGATTTAGTGCATTAATCGGGTTCATATCTCACTAGAAATTTTGAAGTTATATAATAGTTTTAAGGGTAATAAAATGTTAGCCTTTATAAGGTAATAATCACACGAGCATTTTTCTTTTCTCGCCCTAAGTTATAGGTTATATTCCATCTAGCAATTTTAGTTTTCTATGTTTTCGTTATAGTCCCCTATCTTTGTGTCTTCTAATTCCGACATAGCATTAATGCTATGTTAACGTGTTTAGTGTCATATAATTATACATTTCAGatgaaaaatgattaaaattgtgAAAAATCAGAAAATATATGATCAAGACTAAAATGAGATAAcataaattatcaaaataatttgaaaaaaagcacacatacatacatatttAAGTAAAAAATACAATGTTGTCTAATAAAAAGTTGGGGTAAGTTAGATCCTATCTATACAGGCATTGCCTTGACATACATCTAATGGTtgatatttatcaataaatgCGGGTCCATTATTTTTTAGTGAACCCCGCATATATTGATAAATGATGACCTTAGATCGGTAGatttcaacctagcatatgGGTAATACCCCAATGGTAGATCTAATGTCTCATGATTTatcacgtcaacaatatataattaattacgtcTATATGTAAAAATACGAACCGTTGGATCCATGATTCAGGTATTACTCATATGCTAGGATCTCATCTACCCCTTAGATCTATCATGGGGTAGTGCCTATAAATGTAAGTTGAAATGAACCAAAAGTTGACTATATAGATGGCTTCGTCATTCAATTGATAACATTGAGGTTCTAGGtcattaattaataattgattATAGTTAGCTAGGTAGCtgattattaataaataatatacgtAAAACTATATTTCTTACAaagaaaattatcaaattaattttttttttatcacctTCTCTTGACCATTTAATTAATCAAGCCCTCTTTTTTAGCACaactttcaaaataaaataattgcgGTATATGTTACTTTTGGAATTATTGAATAGTCAAGTAGAAATTAAGCTAAATTTCTTGTTACTGACTGTATAAATTATTGAAAGAACAGGAGTGGTGCAATCGTGGGCGGCTATAATTTATGGTGTGCTTTCTGGAAGCATCCCATGGTTCTCTATGATCATTCTTCACAAGAAGTCAACTTTGCTACAAAAGGTAACCATTAATCCCTCTACTTTACAATAAAgtcttaatttttatattttattattacaaattattttttgaatctTCGGTTCTCGATCTTTTCGCTTCTGCCCTAAATATTTCTAGGAtatttgaagaaattcatgCAAGTGGTTATTAGTTTACGTACAAGAAAATGAAATGTGTTtattaatttacattttttgaTGTAGTATATACGATCCAACGATGCATGCTTCCAACTACTAAAGATTCCTCAAAACACTTGGCCTCTGTAATAATGGATGCCAAGCTGACATTTTGGAATTTTTAAATGGAATAATATAACTGTTTTTACTTTTCTAAAATATCGATAGACAGATTTTAGAAAGAtaacaaaaaatgaaaattatatttttcctcctatatttttaaagtttttatcGACTACATTTTTCTCTTAGAAATGTTGAACGTATATTGTTAATTTCTTTGTAAAAGTGAAAACATAGAAAATTTGTTTGAAGGTATCTGTCTCtggaaattaataaaaaaaaatatcgtattccctttttctatttttatatatcttgaaggccatttattatttttaattaaaatcctAATCAATTCGATCCattttagatttattttttttctagaaAAAAATGTCATACGTAGTTCGATCAGACACTAATGCTAAAATTGGGAAACttggttttaaaattttatatttttattaaaattcaataattgtAAGATgaaaaaccaaaatcttttctCTTTGCAGATAGCTAGGATATGGATTATCATGCTTGTTTACCAAAATTATAATTGCTAGGTTGCAAAATCAaatgatattaaaaaatatatatatgtgtttacATAATTATCATGTCCCATAATGTTACAGGTGGATGATACATTAGCTGTGTTCTACACACATGCGGTGGCCGGAATTTTGGGTGGGGGGTTAACCGGACTCCTGGCGGAACCCACCCTCTGCAGCATGCTGCTGCCGGTCAAAAACACCAAGGGTGCTTTTTACGGTGGCGGAATACTGTTCGTCAAGCAAATAGTTGCAGCTCTGTTTATAATTGGCTGGAATTTCACTGCCACAACAATCATCCTTCTATTAATCAAGATATTTATACCGCTTAGAATGCCGGACGAGGAGCTCGTGATCGGAGACGACGCGGTGCATGGCGAGGAAGCGTACGCCCTGTGGGGCGACGGGGAGAAATACGAACCGGCTAAACACGGGTGGCATAACCCGGCTCATGCGATGGAAATGGGCGCAGGTGGGCATTTGAATGGTGCTAGAGGAGTGACCATAAATGTATAAATTAACTTGGAAGCTAAGGTACGTAGAAGATGAAGAAAAAGAAAGGATAATGTGTGAAACTAGtgggtatatatatatcatttgttgattgagttttgagatttttgtAACAATATCATATTAATTAGTAGTGTTACACAGCATGATAATCCATAGTGATTGCTCTTACCGTCTCATATCGAAAATACAAAAAATTCGATCAACAAATTAATATGATAATCCATGTGATGGATTATCATATTAATTTGTTGATCGAATTTTTTGTATTTTCGATATGAGACGGTAAGAGCAATCACTATTCGATTGTAATTTTCACTCTTCGGAGACACCAGACAGTGAAAGTAATCACCATGTCTATTGAGAATTTGAGAGTTGACGGTGACTTGGACGGAGATTCAATTAATCACTCACGGGATCATCAACCCTTCTTGTACGTTTATCAAGCATGTGCTCAGAAGTGGTAATGACGTCggtttcaacaaaaaaaaaaaaaaagaagtggTAATGCGTGGCTCATTATTTAGCCTCTTATTTCGTTATTTTATTGTGTAAATATTCCTTTATAGCCTATTAACTTTGCAACATCGGAGTTCAATAcgtaataatatatttatgttAGCTTTAAAGTAATACACATATTGATGTttagcttttaaaaaaattatattatctacaaTCCGCATCTACATCAAATAAAATCTAGGTCAAAGTAAAAATTACATTCTAAATTTTGCAAGTTCACGGTAAGGTGGATGCTAGTACCCACATGCCAGATCCAATGATCCATTTTTCAATGCAAGTGAAATATTCGCGCGAACATTTCACTTGCATTGAATCTATGAAAGGGtcgtgtcctgatttaatatttaatcatCAAACATttaggattaattaatgtaaacaacgaaaacgagttaaaaatatgtgttttgggcctacagaaaattcggcatgacctattcgtaaataggacatcccaaaaacataTACAACACAACTAACAtaatatactcgaaaatagagtcacatCACCAATTTACAAACATATAGCCGCACTGACCAGGACTAAtcacatgcagagccggcaaggctcaATCACACAAACAACaatccaaaataaattaaaaactatcaatacagatacacagggcatgTCTCCgaaaaatataaaactcgctaatatgatatatatacatatatctcgCAACTCGACTCCACGCTCAACTCACTGGGTatcactagatgacgctccaccagatgcgtcaaatccccctggataacctgctatgaaatcacaaacaaccacagcataaaaGAAACAGAGGTTGGACCCTGATGAACtagaaaaattacgacaaatataacttacatgaataaaatcaagtaaaatgcaatgaaatgcaatgcaatgcgtgacaggtatcaatggAATAAAGGATACCAaatggagtccaaataatcgtatcacaataatctCAGTGTTCACCCGTGtcaggaacgcagcagacctcgaatcatcactgctcaACCACGCACGTAGCATCGAGGGCGACGGGAGCTACCCGGCCtgcctcatgctgtcatcaggagcCCGAGGGCGACAGAAGCGACCCGGCCTGCCTCGTGCCCACATCTGGAGTGTGCTAAATCCTATATCACTAGCTCCAgagatgactcaatacatctcaagagatcaatataaATAGCagtcaaaggagtcaaggctcaacgtgctatgaaaaattatcaacGTGCTTATTTGACCAATATCCCttaatatttttcaataaaaatgtatttgaaaatatattttattttagtaaaagaAAATATAGATTATTCTCAATTCGGCACATTAACAATAAatgtaaatgagtgaatgcaatcatataatccacataagcacataaaacacgttatcactcattacaaaatacttaatatcattacatgtcaTTACAGacgtcgtaatataaacagctcatatgtacctcaaccaacacttaatttaccacagaaatatctcaagtatttttCAAATAGTCCAATCCTGTGAAAAACCATTTGTTTCAAATTAATTCATATTCCTTTGTACAAATCTGAGAATTATCGG
It encodes:
- the LOC140890813 gene encoding ammonium transporter 2-like, which codes for MASNLTLAYEERLPAVPGWLNKGDNAWQLTAATLVGLQSMPGLVILYASIVKKKWAVNSAFMALYAFAAVLICWVLLCYRQAFGDELLPFWGKGAPALDQKYLTRRAAVPESTHLYSNGTIETKMNEPFIPMASLVYFQFTFAAITTILVAGSVLGRMNIKAWMAFVPLWLTFCYTVGAYSLWGGGFLYHWGVIDYSGGYVIHLASGISGFTAAYWVGPRLKVDRDRYVPNNVLLMLAGAGLLWMGWSGFNGGAPYAANLVSSVAVLNTNISAATSLLVWTTLDVYYFGKPSVIGAVQGMITGLACITPGAGVVQSWAAIIYGVLSGSIPWFSMIILHKKSTLLQKVDDTLAVFYTHAVAGILGGGLTGLLAEPTLCSMLLPVKNTKGAFYGGGILFVKQIVAALFIIGWNFTATTIILLLIKIFIPLRMPDEELVIGDDAVHGEEAYALWGDGEKYEPAKHGWHNPAHAMEMGAGGHLNGARGVTINV